One segment of Candidatus Eisenbacteria bacterium DNA contains the following:
- a CDS encoding VOC family protein, which translates to MTTTKLTLSHFGLGCFDLERMADFYTRVLGMTVTDRGAVPGGSAQLVFLTTDPSEHHQLVLASGRTEGAILEGPVLGGSFGAAIFQLTFRLADLPTLRRVQQRLVAEGNTNFIPVNHGNSWSLYTRDPEGNALELVVDSPWFVHQPCGELLDLSLDDAEILRQTEELCRARGDWQPFEDWRQQIARRIAADQAGL; encoded by the coding sequence ATGACGACGACCAAGCTCACGCTCAGCCACTTCGGCCTCGGCTGCTTCGACCTCGAGCGGATGGCCGACTTCTACACCCGCGTCCTCGGCATGACCGTGACGGATCGCGGCGCCGTCCCCGGCGGGAGCGCGCAGCTCGTGTTCCTCACGACCGATCCGTCCGAGCACCACCAGCTCGTTCTCGCGTCGGGCCGGACGGAAGGAGCGATCCTCGAGGGGCCGGTCCTCGGCGGCAGCTTCGGCGCCGCGATCTTCCAGCTCACGTTCCGCCTCGCCGACCTGCCCACGCTGCGGCGCGTGCAGCAGCGCCTGGTCGCGGAGGGCAACACGAACTTCATTCCGGTGAACCACGGCAATTCGTGGTCGCTCTACACGCGCGATCCCGAGGGCAATGCGCTGGAGCTGGTCGTGGACAGCCCGTGGTTCGTGCACCAGCCATGCGGCGAGCTCCTGGACCTCTCCCTCGACGACGCCGAGATCCTGCGCCAGACCGAGGAGCTCTGTCGCGCCCGCGGCGACTGGCAGCCGTTCGAGGACTGGCGCCAGCAGATCGCGCGCCGGATTGCCGCCGATCAGGCCGGCCTCTGA
- a CDS encoding TetR family transcriptional regulator: MARRTATAARGSEGARERILAAALDVFAERGFEGARTREIAERAGANLGLIKYYFDDKERLWKAAVGRAFEELTAGFADGAGGSGRDEPLAWLERNLRQFVRFVARHPEFMRLMNDEGKRDSRRMRWLADRFVRPMAEAVGAHLERAQAEGLVPPIPLVSLRYIVLGAAGLIFSQAPECKYISGVDPTDPAFAERHADALLQVLTGTRLAPADARRD; encoded by the coding sequence ATGGCCCGCAGGACGGCGACGGCAGCCAGGGGCTCCGAAGGCGCCCGGGAGCGCATCCTGGCCGCGGCGCTCGACGTCTTCGCCGAGCGCGGCTTCGAGGGCGCGCGCACGCGCGAGATCGCCGAGCGCGCCGGGGCGAACCTCGGGCTCATCAAATACTACTTCGACGACAAGGAGCGCCTCTGGAAGGCGGCCGTCGGGCGCGCGTTCGAAGAGCTGACGGCCGGCTTCGCCGACGGGGCCGGCGGGAGCGGGCGCGACGAGCCGCTTGCCTGGCTCGAGCGCAACCTGCGGCAGTTCGTCCGCTTCGTCGCGCGGCACCCGGAGTTCATGCGGCTCATGAACGACGAGGGGAAGCGTGACAGCCGCCGCATGCGCTGGCTCGCGGATCGCTTCGTGCGTCCGATGGCCGAGGCCGTGGGCGCCCACCTCGAGCGCGCCCAGGCCGAAGGTCTCGTCCCGCCGATCCCGCTCGTCAGCCTGCGCTACATCGTGCTCGGCGCCGCCGGCCTCATCTTCAGCCAGGCTCCCGAGTGCAAGTACATCTCGGGTGTCGACCCGACCGATCCTGCGTTCGCGGAGCGGCACGCCGACGCGCTGCTGCAGGTTCTCACCGGCACCCGACTTGCGCCGGCTGACGCGCGAAGGGATTGA
- a CDS encoding hemerythrin domain-containing protein, which yields MPGPIAQWLSADHARLEALFDRGTAGDASAYGEFRSGLLRHIGIEEKLLMPAAQRAQGGRPLVAAAQLRLDHGAIASLLVPTPTPVVASTLRRILAGHNQIEEGPDGVYAVCDGLLGDTAEGLVREMAAYPAVPVSAHNDGPEVWPAVRRALERAGHRLHEDG from the coding sequence ATGCCAGGCCCGATCGCACAGTGGCTGTCGGCCGACCACGCGCGCCTCGAGGCGTTGTTCGACCGGGGAACAGCCGGCGACGCGTCGGCATACGGCGAGTTCCGCTCCGGGCTCCTGCGTCACATCGGCATCGAGGAGAAGCTCCTCATGCCGGCCGCGCAGCGCGCGCAGGGGGGCCGCCCTCTGGTCGCCGCGGCGCAGCTCCGTTTGGATCACGGCGCGATCGCGTCGCTGCTGGTGCCGACGCCGACGCCCGTCGTGGCGTCGACGCTCCGACGCATCCTGGCGGGCCACAACCAGATCGAGGAGGGTCCTGACGGCGTGTACGCCGTGTGCGACGGCTTGCTCGGCGACACCGCCGAGGGACTCGTCCGCGAGATGGCGGCATATCCCGCCGTGCCGGTGAGCGCGCACAACGACGGGCCGGAGGTCTGGCCGGCGGTGCGGCGCGCGCTCGAGCGCGCGGGTCACCGGCTGCACGAGGACGGCTAG